The DNA segment GTTCGATCTCCCGTCGAGCGTTCTCGTCGACCGGGTCGGCACGGAGTTCGGCGAGATCGTCCGCGAGAGTCCGGACGGAGACCGGTGCCTCCACGGACCGAAGAATCGCCAGCAATCTCCGGCGACGGGCGTTCCCGGCGAGTGAGAGCACCGTCTCGAGCGAGACGGGGCCGCCCTCGACGACGTCTCCGTCGAGAGCGTGTGAACCCGAATCGGCCCGCGAACGGGTCCCACGTCGGTCTCCGTCGTCGGCTGCCCTCGCCGGTCTCGGGCCGGCCGGCGAATCACGCATCCGTCGCTGGACGGGCGGTCGATCCCGACCGCTGAACTCCCCGACGCCAGGCGACGAGTCGAACGGGTGCGGCGGATCGGTATCGGTCATCTCCGGCGACGAGGTGATAGAGAGGGAAGAACCTCCTGCAGTACGGTCGAGGCCATTTATATCAGCCCGGGATGCTGGCGGTTCAGCAACTCGGTCGCATCCTCGCCCGGGTGTGGCTCGCGAGTCATCGTTCCCGAACCGTCGAGTGCGGGTTCGTACCGCGCCGGTTTCACGGCCCCGCAGGTCCGAAGCCAGGACGCCTCACCGGTTCGAGAGCCCGGCACCGATCACGATGCCGATCGCCAGACCCATCGACAGCCCCAGCGCGAGTTCGCCCATCACGATCCCGAGCACGACACCGATGCCGGCGCCGAACGCGATCCCGGCCCCGATCAACTGACTGTCGGAACCGCCGCCTGACCGACCCATGTATCGCCCGACGGGAACCCGGAGAATACTACCCCGGTCCCCCACATCGGCCCGATCGGCAGCGGTCCGAATTCACCGATACCCGGGCCCACCCGGCCGATCACGACGTCCCTGGCCACCGATAGTGTCCGCGTGCACGGGAGAATGGCGGCACGGAATCCAATCAGAATCCACGGAATCCAATCAGAACCGCCTGGCGTGGCCGTCGTGTTCGGTCTCGGCGTCCGGGTCGTGTACCCAGTAGAACGTGGGGACGTAGGCGAGCCAGGCGAGGACGTACGCGGCACCGATGACCGCGTTCCCGGTGTCGATCGCCTGTATCGCGCCGTCGACGAGACCGACGACGAGGACGCCGGCGACGAGGACGGGCGCCGGCGGTTCGTCGAGCCAGTCGTAGACGACGCCGATCAGCGAGCCGAGTACGTACGCCAGGGCGTACCGGGCGAGTACCGCACCGGCCGTCACGAGCCAGAAGTAGATCGTCAGGACCGCACCGGCCTCGACGCCGAAGAGGGTCGGTCCGATCCCGAGGAGGTCGACGATGACGCGCAATTGCCCGACGAACGTCTCGCGCATCGACAGCAGGCTCACGACCGCGAGGGCGCCGGTCAACAGGCCGACGACGCGGCCGGCCACGACGCCCGTGCGGGCCGGATCGACCCGATCGATGGAGACGTCACTCATGGTGCGAGGCGGACGCACAACGGAGCGGGCGGTCCGTCGCGACCCGGGCAGCGACCCGCCCGTTCGACGGTCACTGCAGCGTCACGGCGGTGCCGTAGGCGATGACCTCCGAACTTCCGCCGGCGATCTCCGAACTCTCCATGCGGACGTTGACGACCGCGTCGGCGCCCATCGACTCGGCGTCGTCGACCATCCGGGCGAGCGCCTCGTCGCGCGCGTCCGTCAGCAACTCGGAGTAGGCCTTGAGTTCGCCGCCGGTGATGTTTCGGATGCTCTGGGTGATGTCGCGACCCACGTTTCGCGCCTTGACGGTGTTTCCGCGAGCGATCCCGAGCGCCTCGTCGATCTCTTCGTCAGGAATCGTCTCCGTCGTGACTATCTCCATGGGTAGTAGTAGGCGTTTCTACATATTTTACCGTTTTCATCCAGTACTGTGCGATCCCACATCGCCGACGACGAGCCGTGCACACCTCACGAGGGCGGGCGGTGCACTCGTCACGTGGGCGGCGGTGTACCCGTCACGAGGGTGGACGGTGCACCCGTCACGATGGCGGGCACCGTCGCAACCCGCCGTCAGTCCGTGGCAGCCGACTCGACGATATCGACACCAGTCACGTCGAATCGGGCCCCGCCAGCCTCGCTCTCCGAGACGTCGATGGACCAGCCGTGGGCGTCGACGACCTGTCGAACGATCCCCATGCCGAAGCCGGTTCCCTCACTCGACGTCGTGTATCCCGTCTCGAAGATCTGGTCGCGGTCGTCCGCCGGAATCCCCCGGCCGTCGTCGGCGACGTAGAACCCGTCTGGACAGGAACCGACCGTCACGGTCAGGTCGGCGGTGGGTTCGGAGTTGGGCCCATCCGATCCGGCCGCCCGCGGAGCGGCGGACGGTGCGGACGGAGTGCCGTGTTCCACGGCGTTACCCAGCAGATTTTCGAGGAGCTGTCTGAGTCGGCTTCGGTCGGCGCGGACGACCAGGTCCGAGCGACACCGGATCGTCGCGGCCTGCGTGTCGACGGTGTCCCAGCACTGCCGGGCCAGGTGGTCGAGAACGACGAGTTCGAGGTCGCCGATCGCCTCGCCCTGTCGCGAGAGGGTCAGCAAATCGTCGACGAGTGCGTCCATCCGGTTTAAGGCCGAGATCGCGTCCTCGAGCGCCGAGTCGTCCGCTCCCGACTCCCGCGCGAGTTCGACCCGCCCGCGGGCCACCTGTAACGGGTTTCGCAGATCGTGGGAGACGACCGAGGCGAACTCCTCGAGGCGGTCGTTCTGCGCCGCTAGTTCCCGCTCGCGATCGGCGAGTTCTTCGGTTCGCTCGACCGCCTCGAGCGCCGACTCGATCGACCCGGCGAGGATCTCCCCGAGGACGACGTCCTCGACGTCGAAGGCGTGAGACGTCTCCGAAGCGGCGATGAGGACGCCGTGCTCGCCGAGCGGGAAGAAGACCTCGCTCTCGATCGACGTCTCCGGGTTCAACACGTCCGGGTCGGAGCGAACGTCGTCGGAGGCGTACGAGTCGCCGGACTCGAAGACGCGCCAGGCGATGCTCTCGCCCGGTTCGAGCGTCGGCGGCTCGGGGAGGAGTTCTCCACCGATCCCGGTCTGTGCCACTGGCACGAGACCGCCCGCGGACTCGTCGTAGAGGTGGATAGCGTTCGCCTCCATGCCGAGGACGTCGCGCGCGGCCTCGACGCCCGTCTCGACGACCGCCGTCTCCGTCTCCCTGCCCATCAGTTCCTGGCCCGTCTCGTTGAGGGCTCGGAGTTTCCGCTCGCGCTCTCGTCGCGCCGAGATGTCACGTCCGACGCCGATCACGCCGGCGAGGTCGCCGTCGCCGTCGAGGAGTTGATCGCCGGTGAACTCGAACGGGACGCGTTCACCGTCGGCCGTCTCGATGGTGGTCTCGATGACCACGCTGTCGCCCGCGAGCACGTCGTCGAGCGCCGTTTCGATCCGGGAGCGCTCGACGGGCGGGAAGAACTCCTGGACGCTCATCTCGTCGATCGCCGACGGGTCGTACCCCGATACCGCCGGGAGCCGCTCGTTGTACCACGCCAGGCGCCCGCGCTCGTCGACCACGTAGAGCACGTCACGCAGCAGGTCGATGGCGCGATCGACGAAGAGGCGCTCTTCGATCTCGGCCGCCTGCGCATCGCGCGCGTCCACGTCGTGGACCGTACAGACGAGCGTACCGTCCGCGGTCAGCGCGAGGTTGTGATCCTCGACGAACGTCGAGCCGTCGGCCCGGAGTCCGGTCGTGTAGCCGCTCCAGCTCCCAGTCTCGTACACCGTCGGCAGAATCTCCTCGCGGACGTCCGCGACGTCCTCCGGTCGGTAGAGTCGCTCCCACGACTCGCCGACGAGGTCGGCCGGTTCGTAGCCGTAGAGCTCCGCGTACGCCTCGTTGACGTAGAGAAAGCGTTCGTTCTGGTCGAGGTGACTGATCCCCTCCGTCGCCGTTTCGATCGCGGTGAGCTGGCGCTCCCGGTCGCGACGGGCGCGACGGCGGTCGACCGCGTCCCGAAGTCGCTTCGCGAACGCCCCGGGCCGGGCGTCCGTCTCGTGCGTCGAGAAGTAGTCGGTGACGCCGGCCGAGATGGCGTCGCTCGCGATCGCCTCCGACCCGGCGTCCGTAACGAGGACGACGGGTACCTCCGGATCGATCGACCGGACGCGGGAGATGACGTCGATCCCCGTCGCTCCAGACAGCTCGTACCCGGTGACGACGCAATCGACGGCGGTCGAATCGGTCCGCAGCGCGTCGAGTGCGGCATCCGGATCGGATTCGGTCCGTACCTCGAAATCGGACTCGGCGTGCAGCTCCGCCTCGACGTCGGCCGTGATCGCCGCCCCGTCGACGATCCAGATGTCCGCCGGTTCGTCCACCCGCGCCCACGTCGTATCGCCGCCAGCCGCGTCCCTGCCCATACCCGACGCTACGCCCGCCCGCTGTAAGGCCTTGTGATTTGATAGCACTTCTTTCCACAGCCAATAGCGTGCGGAGGGACAGTCGTGGCACTCGCCCGTGAGGAAATCGGGTGGGAACGACGCGTGTCTGGGAAGTCATCGGTCTGGAAAGGTACCGGCGGCGTCCGCCGACTAGCGGTGGCGACGACGTGGCGCACCGACTGTGACTCCGTTGTGCGTACGACCTCACCGGAATACGAGTTCTCGCTTCGTCGCCTGACCGACTGTACTCGCTCGACACCGGCAGACGCTTTCTACAACCCCAGTACCGTCGCGCGATAGCAATACGAATCGGTCCGAGTGTACGCAGGGTCCACTCACTCGGATCGGCGGGCGAGTTCCAGAAAGACGAGTGCAGCCCCGAGGAGGCCGACGTTCTTGAGAAAGGCGAGTTGCTCTTGCTGGGCTTGTTCGGCGTCGTCTATACTCCAGAAGTCGTGGATCACGGGTGTGACGCCGACGAAGAACAGGGCGACCGTGCTCGCCGCAGCGCGGGGCCACCGCCACAGCGTGATGCCGACAGCGCCGGCCAGGAGCAACAGGTGGGCGTAAACGGTCGCGAACCAGGGCGCGGGGACGCCCTTCGCCTCGGCGTACTCGGCCTGTGCATCGGCATTTTGTAGCCCGTTTACCGCCATCACACCGAGAACGCTGCCGTAGAGCAGGCGGCCGAGGCGGACGGCCGCCGACGTCACGAGCCGGTCCGATTCGGCTCGCTCGGGCACAGGATGAGCCGTCGGCTGAAGCCGGTCGGGTATCGACTGCTGTCGAGGACTGGGACCCATGCGGCCGACTACACCCGAGGGCGCCTTAGTAGCAGTTGGCACCGGTGCGCACCGTCTTCGACGCTGACCAGACGGCGAGCCGTCGCGGCGTCCGGCGCCGCGATCACCAGAGCGAATTGACACGGTCGGCCGACTCCAACAGATTCTTCCATCCCACGCCGCTGGTCGCCGGGCACATGCAGGTACTCGGCGTACCGGCACGCGACGCGACGAGACACGACAGTGGCGGACGATCGACGATGACGACGGCCCCCGCTTCGTCGACGGATATCGACCCGGCGACGACGAGAGACGAACTGGCGTTGGCGGGACACGAACCAGTGGTGGCGAGAGACGACCCGTCGACGACGACACGAGCGGGTGAGGGTGCGGCGACGGTCGCACCGGCGAACGGTGGACACAGTTGCAGTACTGCTAATCCATGAGTGCGATCGAGTCGTTCGAACGGGAGACCGATCTGCCCGTGTTCGCACTCGCGGTGACAACACTGCTGGGACTCATCGTCGCTATCGTCGGCTGGCCGAACGCCGCGGCGGCGAAGTTGGCGAGCGCGAACGAACTCATCGTCTCCAATCTCGGCTGGTTCTACCTCTGGGTCGTCTTCCTCTCGTTCCTCTTCGTGGTCTACGTCATGATCGGCCCGTGGGGGAAGATCAAACTCGGCGAGCCCGACGACGAGCCCGAATTTGCCTTCTGGCAGTACATCGTGTTGACGTTCACCGCGGGCCTCTCCTCCGGCGGGCTCGAGTTCTGGGGTCCCGTGGAACCGCTCGTCCACTACGACACGCGGCCGCCGTACTTCAGCGGTGAGGCGGGGACGTGGGCCGGGATGGCCGACGCGCTCCAGTACGCTATCTTCCACTACGGCCTCTCGGCGTGGGCGACGTACCTCGTGTTCGCCGTGGCGATCTCGTACTACGTCTATCGGAAGGGCGCCGACTTCCGGCCGGCTGTCGTCCTCGCGCCGTTCGTCGGCGTCGACAACCTGGACGGCTGGCTGGCGAAGCTGGTCGACGCGCTGATGATCATCGTGATCGTCAGCGGGATCACCGTCTCCTTCGGCCTCGGGATCAGTCAGTTCGCCTCGGGGCTCGGCTTCAAGTGGGGTGTCGCACTGGGTGACGGCGGGAAGATCGGGCTCGCGCTGCTGGTCGGCGTCCTCTTCTTGCTCTCGGTCCTCGCCGGCATCCAGAAGGGCATCCAGCGCTTCGCCGACTTCAACGTCGTCCTGCTCGTCGGGCTGATGGTCGCGACGTTCGCCTTCGGGCCGCTCTCGTCGATGGTCGATCTGGGCACGCAGGCGGTCACCGGCTACGCGACCGACTTCGTCGGCATGAGCCTCTTCTTCGCGCCCGGTGCCGAGGGGGCAGACTGGCTCAGCAGCTGGACGCTGTTCTTCTGGCCCTGGTGGCTCACCTTCGCGCCGATGGTCGGCATCTTCATGGCCCGGATCTCGAAGGGGCGGACGCTCCGCCAGCTCGTCGCCGCGGGTCTCTTCGGCTCCTTCGGGCTAACCGTCCCCTGGTACGTCGGGACGGGTGGCGCCGCACTGCTGCTCCAGACCTCCGGCGCGGCCGACTTGCTCTCCGTGTACGACGCGTCCGGACTGGAGGCCGTCGGCTTCGCCCTCTTCGAGGAACTCCTGCCGTTCGCCGGCCTGTTCTCGGGCGTGTTGTTGCTGCTCGTCGTGAGTTTCCTCATCACCACCATGGACTCCTCGACACTCAGCCTCGCCATGATCGTCGCCGACGGCGAGTCGCCATCCTGGATTTCGCGCGTCGTCTGGGGCGTCCTCATGGTACTGTTGACCATCGCGCTGATGCTCGCCGGCGGCATGAGCGTCATGCAGTCGTTCACCATCCTCGTCGGGCTCCCGACTGGGGTGCTGTGTGCGGTCACGATGGTCGGGATGGTGCTGGAGTTCGAGCGGGAGGTGCCCGTGCTCGGGGCCGCGCTGGGTCGAGACGAGCGGGGTTCGGCGGACGATTCCGCCACATCGACGGGTGCCGTGCGCGTCCAGCAGTCGGGCGGGCAACCCGCTGACTCGGACTAACTGGCCTGCGTTCGCCACCGGGGTAAAAATCGGGTCACGGCGTCACGCGAAACGACCCGGCCGCGGGCTCGAGATCGACTACAGATCGCGTCGGTATCGCACGGTCGGATACGTCTCTCCACCGACGTCCGTCTCGCTCGTCCCGGACCGCTCGAACCCGCGGGACTCGAAGAATCGCGCGCCGACCTCGTTTCCGTCGAGCATCTCGAGCGTGATCGCGTCGACGTCGTCCGGGAGGACGTCGAGTCCGCGCTCTATCAACGCGGTGCCGACGCCCTCGCCCCAGACCTCGGGGTCGACGTAGAGTTCCGTCAGTCCCGCCTCGGTCTCGCCGACGAACGGCTGGGTATTCTCGCCCCAACGGAGGTGAGCGTAACCCAGCACCTCGCCCTCGTCGTCCTCGGCGACGAGAAAGCCCGCCGGATCGTCGAGGAGCTGGTCGAACCGCCGATCCACGTGTTCGTCCGCGGGCTCGCCGGCGACCTGTGCGACGACGTCCGCCGGGAGGACGTCGGCGTAGGCCGCCTCCCACGCTCGGCCGTTTATCTCGATCGCCGCGCGCACGTCCTCGCGACTGCGGAGCTGTCGGATGTTCATGGGTGGTGGGTTGGAGTCGGTGTGGCAAAAAACGGATTGGTGGAACTCGCTCTCTATGTTCTCACGTCCGAACGTCGGTCTCATTCCGGTAGGTGCACCTCGTAGTCGGCTGCAAGCTCCTGAAACACGTCCCAGTCTGGAAAGTGATCGTCGTCGACCTCGCCACGGGTGTCTAGATATCGGCGCAGGGCGTCGATTTCGGCTTCCAGTCCGTACGTACTCGCACACTCGTGGAGCGCGTCCTCGTCGACGTCGACGTGGCTGAGCAGGAGGAGGCAGTACGACCGGTGGCGCGTGTCGTCGTCGATCAACAGGGTGTGACAGCACATCTCCGCCGGCGTGACCGAATCGAGCGTCGCCGAGTAGACGTAGTAGCGGTGGCTGGTCAGCAGGAACTGCAGGTCGAAGGCTGCGAACCGAGCTAGCCCCGTTTCGTGGAACTCGTCGGCGTCGATCTTCCTATCGACCTTCGCGAGAAATGTGTCGGCGTCCTCCCAGAGGATCGTGCCGTTCGGTGCGACGGATGACGTGCTGGAGACGTTTTTCATGCTCGAATTGGAAACCGAAAACGACAACGGCCTCAGCGACGTCCGCGAAAACCAGAACGACACCCTCATCGCTTACCTGAGTGGGTATCGACAATTTCCACACGGATGCAGAGACTGTGAAGGGTGCCGTCGTCGATGATAGCACACTACGAGGACTGGCCTCCGGACTCACGCACGAAGTGGGAGACAAATTGAGCGATCTCAACGAGGAGTTAGCAGCCAGACTCGAGGGCGTGGCCCTTCACGCGCTCAGTTCCCACCCGCAGTTTGGACAGTACGACGGCTCCTCGAGATGTGCGAGGTTCGTTTCGCAGTTCAG comes from the Halovivax cerinus genome and includes:
- a CDS encoding DoxX family protein encodes the protein MPERAESDRLVTSAAVRLGRLLYGSVLGVMAVNGLQNADAQAEYAEAKGVPAPWFATVYAHLLLLAGAVGITLWRWPRAAASTVALFFVGVTPVIHDFWSIDDAEQAQQEQLAFLKNVGLLGAALVFLELARRSE
- a CDS encoding GNAT family N-acetyltransferase; its protein translation is MNIRQLRSREDVRAAIEINGRAWEAAYADVLPADVVAQVAGEPADEHVDRRFDQLLDDPAGFLVAEDDEGEVLGYAHLRWGENTQPFVGETEAGLTELYVDPEVWGEGVGTALIERGLDVLPDDVDAITLEMLDGNEVGARFFESRGFERSGTSETDVGGETYPTVRYRRDL
- a CDS encoding DUF7344 domain-containing protein, encoding MTDTDPPHPFDSSPGVGEFSGRDRPPVQRRMRDSPAGPRPARAADDGDRRGTRSRADSGSHALDGDVVEGGPVSLETVLSLAGNARRRRLLAILRSVEAPVSVRTLADDLAELRADPVDENARREIELSLVHDHLPRLASLDLIEYDRVRRRVSSIAALDSIECHLETLFDPLEDESFGS
- a CDS encoding YbjQ family protein — translated: MEIVTTETIPDEEIDEALGIARGNTVKARNVGRDITQSIRNITGGELKAYSELLTDARDEALARMVDDAESMGADAVVNVRMESSEIAGGSSEVIAYGTAVTLQ
- a CDS encoding hybrid sensor histidine kinase/response regulator codes for the protein MGRDAAGGDTTWARVDEPADIWIVDGAAITADVEAELHAESDFEVRTESDPDAALDALRTDSTAVDCVVTGYELSGATGIDVISRVRSIDPEVPVVLVTDAGSEAIASDAISAGVTDYFSTHETDARPGAFAKRLRDAVDRRRARRDRERQLTAIETATEGISHLDQNERFLYVNEAYAELYGYEPADLVGESWERLYRPEDVADVREEILPTVYETGSWSGYTTGLRADGSTFVEDHNLALTADGTLVCTVHDVDARDAQAAEIEERLFVDRAIDLLRDVLYVVDERGRLAWYNERLPAVSGYDPSAIDEMSVQEFFPPVERSRIETALDDVLAGDSVVIETTIETADGERVPFEFTGDQLLDGDGDLAGVIGVGRDISARRERERKLRALNETGQELMGRETETAVVETGVEAARDVLGMEANAIHLYDESAGGLVPVAQTGIGGELLPEPPTLEPGESIAWRVFESGDSYASDDVRSDPDVLNPETSIESEVFFPLGEHGVLIAASETSHAFDVEDVVLGEILAGSIESALEAVERTEELADRERELAAQNDRLEEFASVVSHDLRNPLQVARGRVELARESGADDSALEDAISALNRMDALVDDLLTLSRQGEAIGDLELVVLDHLARQCWDTVDTQAATIRCRSDLVVRADRSRLRQLLENLLGNAVEHGTPSAPSAAPRAAGSDGPNSEPTADLTVTVGSCPDGFYVADDGRGIPADDRDQIFETGYTTSSEGTGFGMGIVRQVVDAHGWSIDVSESEAGGARFDVTGVDIVESAATD
- a CDS encoding BCCT family transporter, with the protein product MSAIESFERETDLPVFALAVTTLLGLIVAIVGWPNAAAAKLASANELIVSNLGWFYLWVVFLSFLFVVYVMIGPWGKIKLGEPDDEPEFAFWQYIVLTFTAGLSSGGLEFWGPVEPLVHYDTRPPYFSGEAGTWAGMADALQYAIFHYGLSAWATYLVFAVAISYYVYRKGADFRPAVVLAPFVGVDNLDGWLAKLVDALMIIVIVSGITVSFGLGISQFASGLGFKWGVALGDGGKIGLALLVGVLFLLSVLAGIQKGIQRFADFNVVLLVGLMVATFAFGPLSSMVDLGTQAVTGYATDFVGMSLFFAPGAEGADWLSSWTLFFWPWWLTFAPMVGIFMARISKGRTLRQLVAAGLFGSFGLTVPWYVGTGGAALLLQTSGAADLLSVYDASGLEAVGFALFEELLPFAGLFSGVLLLLVVSFLITTMDSSTLSLAMIVADGESPSWISRVVWGVLMVLLTIALMLAGGMSVMQSFTILVGLPTGVLCAVTMVGMVLEFEREVPVLGAALGRDERGSADDSATSTGAVRVQQSGGQPADSD